A genomic stretch from Deltaproteobacteria bacterium GWC2_65_14 includes:
- a CDS encoding ribonuclease HII — protein MLEGFEARARAKGFRTVAGVDEAGRGPLAGPVVAAAVVLPPGFPPEGMRDSKALSPGARERAFLVITSGALSFSVGRADPGEIDRINILQASLLAMKRAVEGLSPAPDFLYVDGTFPVPCDISQETLVSGDSRCLPVMAASILAKVTRDRMMVEYDHLYPGYGFSAHKGYPTRSHLQALRRLGPSPIHRRTFRGVTGG, from the coding sequence ATCTTGGAAGGCTTCGAGGCCCGGGCGCGCGCGAAGGGATTCCGCACGGTCGCCGGGGTCGACGAGGCCGGGCGAGGGCCCCTGGCCGGGCCGGTGGTGGCCGCCGCGGTGGTGCTCCCGCCCGGGTTTCCGCCGGAAGGCATGCGCGATTCGAAGGCCCTTTCCCCGGGCGCGAGGGAACGGGCCTTTCTTGTGATCACCTCCGGGGCGCTCTCCTTCTCGGTCGGCCGGGCCGACCCCGGGGAGATCGACCGGATCAACATCCTCCAGGCCTCGCTTCTGGCCATGAAGCGGGCGGTGGAGGGGCTCTCTCCCGCTCCCGACTTCCTCTACGTGGACGGGACCTTTCCGGTTCCCTGCGACATCTCCCAGGAGACGCTGGTGTCCGGCGATTCCCGCTGCCTTCCGGTGATGGCCGCCTCGATCCTGGCGAAGGTAACCCGCGACCGGATGATGGTCGAGTACGACCACCTCTACCCCGGGTACGGGTTCTCCGCGCACAAGGGGTATCCCACCCGGAGCCACCTCCAGGCGCTGCGGCGCCTCGGCCCCTCCCCGATCCACCGGAGGACATTTCGTGGAGTCACCGGAGGATGA